Below is a window of Methanobacterium sp. Maddingley MBC34 DNA.
TAATTTTGTAATCCACAGTATTGGAGGTTAAAAAAGATGGATTTAATTACTATGATTATCATCGGCATAGTGATATTGATTATACTGGGACTTTCCATAAGGATCGTGAACCAGTACGAAAGAGGAGTTGTTTTTAGATTAGGAAAGGTTATTGGAGTCAGAGAACCAGGACTTCGTATTATAATTCCCCTGGTAGACAGGATGGTTAAACCATCTCTGCAGATCGTTACCATGCCCATCCCTTCCCAGAAGATCATTACCCAGGACAACATATCCATTGATGTGGCTGCAGTAGCTTACTTCAAGGTGGTAGATGCTTACAAGGCAGTGGTTGAAATTGAAAATTACAACCGTGCAGTTAATCAGATTTCTCAGACCACTGTGAGGAGCGTAGTTGGGCAGTTTGCCCTGGATGAAATTCTCTCAGAAACACCCAAAATTAACCAGAAGATTCAAGAAATCATTGACGAACACAGTGAACCATGGGGGATTAAAGTTACCAACGTGGAGATCAAGGATATTAAATTACCAGACAGTATGCAAAGAGCTATTGCCCTTCAGGCTGAGGCCGAAAGGGAGAAAAGGGCCAAAATCATATCTGCTGAAGGTGAATACCTGGCTGCAGGTAAACTGGGTGAAGCTGCTGACATAATCACAGAACACCCGGTGGCACTTCAGCTCCGTATAATGCAGGTTCTCAGTAACATCGCTGCCGAGAAAAACTCCACCATAGTATTCCCTGCCCAGTTACTCAACAGTATAAGAGATATTAAAGACTTCCTGGGATCCGAACTGGAAGTTATGGAAAAAGACAAAAAATAATCCCCAAATGGAAAAAGGGAGAATGTTGACTTCACCTTTAATTAAAATTTCCAATAAGTCAATTTTCTCCTTAATCTCCTCCTAGAATTGCAAGTTATTCGTGGAGCAACATCCACCTGAACATCCCAATATTTTTTTATTCAAGTTATGAAACCTTTTCATATGAATCCACTTCATATGAATATTTTTTTTAAGTTTAACGCGATTTTAAGACAATTTAATTGTAAATCTGTCCTTAGTGAGATTTATATATTAGATTAACCATCTTCTGATTATATGAGAAATTATCTGGGGAAAAAGGATCTAATATTAATTGCCAATCCATTAGGCATGATAATGCAGGGCATAGGTGCAGTGATACTCATACCCATAATAATAGCCCTGATATATGGTGAACATGATTATATCGGTTTTTTCGCTTTCGGAGCATTTTCGATTGGTTTAGGATCCGTCTTAAGAAGGTTGCCTGCTGATTACAACCGATTGAAACTCAAACATGGTATGATTATTGCTTCACTGGCCTGGCTATGGGCTGCCCTTATTGGAAGCTTTTGCTTAATGTACTCCACCAATATAGACTTTTTAAATGCTTATTTTGAGAGTATGTCTGCCTGGAGTGGCAGTGGTCTCAGTATTTACACCAACGTGGAAATCCTACCCAAATCCATCCTATTTTTAAGGAGTCTTATGCAGTGGGTTGGTGGGCTTGGAGTTGTGATTGTGGTTATAGGTATTTTAATACGGCCAGGGACCGCTGCAGCCAGATTATATAAATCAGAAGCACGTGAAGAAAAAATAAAACCCAGTATAGCCGGTACAGTGAAAACTATCTGGTGGATATACCTTTTATACACCATCTTAGGTATTGTACTCTACGTGATCGTGGGTATGAACCTTTTCGATGCCATTAACAATACCTTCACCAACCTTTCCACCGGAGGTATGTCCATTAAAAATGATAACATTGGGGCTTATGGTAGCAATGCCATCTATATTGTCACCATGATCCTAATGATCCTGGGCGGTACCAGCTTCCTGGTTCATTACAAAGCGTTAAAGGGACGAGTTATTGATGTGTTCCACGACATCCAGTTTCAGGCAATGATAATAGTAATTAGTGTGTTTTACATCCTTTTAATTGTTAACGCCCAATTTACATCCATGGATTCTGCTTTTTTCGTTATATCCGCTCTTAGCTGTACTGGATCAAATATTCAGCCAGTAAGCACCATGATCAACTGGTCGGACTATGCCAAGGTGATTATTTTAGCATCTATGATTATAGGTATGTCTGCAGGTTCCACCACTGGCGCCCTAAAACTGATAAGGATGGTTACTTTAGTTAAAGGACTTTACTGGGAGATCAAAAAAATATTATCACCCCAAGGTTCAATCATTCCCCGTAAAATTAGTGGAAAACCCGTGGGAGATGTGGAAATCAGAGAAGCTGGAAGTTACACATTCATATACCTGTTTTTTATATTTGTAAGCTGGCTGGTGCTTATGAGTTATGGTTATAGTGGGATCGATTCATTATTTGAAGTGGCTTCAGCTCAGGGAAATGTGGGGCTTTCCATGGGGATAGTGTCATACAACATGCCGGACATTGCGGAGATTTTCATGATATTCAACATGTGGATTGGTCGAATTGAGATCATACCTGCATTAGTACTGTTAAAGGGTTTATGGGATGTTTTTAAAGGATAAAATAAGTCTATTGAATACTCTTAAACCATTGAATACTCTTAAAGATATTACTCTCAAATATATTGAATGCTCTCAAAGATAAAATTCATCACCTCTCTGGCTTAAAAAAAGGATAAAGAAAGTATTTATTATGGATCTTTTCACCCACTTCATCGTACCCTTTGCAATTTTAACCCTCCTCAAAATCAAAGGATTTAATGTTAAAGACCGACTATCAGGGGGTTTTGGAGGGATATCTGTTGATTTTGATGTTATTCTGTTTGCAGTTGGTTTCCTGGCCCCTGAACTCTTCATATTCACCCACAGAGGAATAACCCACAGTTTCATCTTTGGACTGGTAACTGCCATCATATTCATCTACATCATTTCACGACCATCGGTAAATGGTTTCATCGGCCATTTAATCCGAAGAGACATTAAGGTCGAATTCAGCAAACGAAATGTTCTTTTAGCATATTTTGGAGTCCTAACTCATCTTTTTCTGGACTTCCTGACCACCGGGGGCATACCCCTATTTTATCCATTTTCCCTGACCCTTTACACTGCCAATCTTTACTATTACACTGATCTGGTCACTGCAATTATTGCCCTGGCCGTGCTCATCATCCTTTACCTGCGTCTGGATCCTAAATACAAAAAAATTGCCCTTTTAGGCTTTATGATCATGCTCATCTCCTTTGGTGGGATTCGTGGCTATGCCAAAATGGATACCATATCCAGTCAGACTCTGAGTGATGGTTACAACCAGATAACTGCTTATCCTACCTCAGATATGTTCACCTGGACCGTGGTGGAAAGTGATGGTGGCACCAAGTACCGGGTTTTCACTTATAATACTCTGCAAAAAGAGTCTTTCAATTTAAGGGAGTTTAACAATCTCACCGTTAGAAACGGAACCTATGAATCTGCTCAGGAGACTATAAAATATGCTGACACTCTCCCTGAAGTGGAGAAGTTCCGGTGGAATTCCCCTTACACAGTTATAAATGCTACAAAAACAAGTACTGGTTGGAATGTGACCTATTCTGATATTGTCGGAACTCATTATGGTCCCGGTGAGTTATCAGTGCTGGTGCATTAAAAATAGTAAAAAGATAAAATAATCATGGATCTATGCATTCCTCATACTTAATCTATTTTAACCTTAAATTAAACTTTAATCCAATTTATCCTTAATAATACCCTGTTGACATTTCACAGGCCAGTTTAACATGCCGGGAGCCATCCTCTACTGCCGGTCCATGGCCAGGTAAGAGGTATTTAATATCCAGTTTACTTAGTCTTTCCAGGGATTTTCTCATGTCACCCATATCTCCACCCAGATCCACACGGCCAAAACCCCCACCAGAGAACACAGTGTCCCCTGAAATTAGAGTTTCCCCATCGTAAAGACATATGCTGCCAGAGGTATGACCAGGGGTGAGTAACACTTCATAATCATGAATTTTATCCCCTTCATTTAGTTTACGGCTTACTTCCATTTTTTCCATGGTTTTTCCAAACATGGTGGCCAGGAGGGCATCTTCATCCCCTTCTTCAAGGGCCCGGGCATCACTATGGTGCATGGCCACTTCCAGATCAAGGTAACGGTTGCCACCAATATGGTCGTAGTGGTTGTGGGTGTTTACAATGAGAGACAGATCATCAACACTGCTTCCGGCTTCTTCAATGGATTTCAGGATGTAATCCATGTTCTGACCGGTTCCAGTATCCACGATAATATCTTCAAATACATAGACATTGGAATCATATCCCATTCCTTCAATTACAATGATGTCGTTGATTTTCGGCAACTGTTTCACATCCTGAATAATATAGTTTAGAATATTAAAATTGTATTTTTAGAAGACAAAAATTAAAAAAAAGTTAGTGGGGTCACCGGGATTTGAACCCAGATCCTAGGATTTCTCTTGTCTCAGTACTCCAATCGATCATCATCCGATTGGTAATACCTAACGTCAGAGCGCGCGTTTCATCAAAGACAACTGGAGTCCCAGATGATAGCCAGGTTACACTATGACCCCTAACGAATTGGCATTCATAAATGACCTTTTAAATGGTTTAAAGCCAAGGGAGAGATTTGAACTCCCGTGTAATGGATCTGCAGTCCACCGCTTCGCCTCTAAGCTACCTTGGCTCATTAGATACGTTATGTACTGTTGCTATTTAAACCTTACGGAGGAAATATTCAAACCCCTGAAAACATGCAGTTGTGCCAAAATCATGCACAAAAAAGATTAAAACCTATTTAACTCCAAGAATTACCTCATATTGTCCAAAATCCATAACATCATTGACATTAATTAAATGATATTATTAAAGAATGATAGTTGAGATATATGTACATTTAAGAGGGGATAATGATAATTTCTTTGGCCATTGTCTGGGGAGGGTAGGAATCCACAAAGGGTCCAGTGAACATAACTGCCACCTTTTCACCATTTTTCAGATCAGTGAATGATGCATTTTCACGTTTATTTCCATTTTTCTTGACTATTACTGTTTCTTTGTTAACTTTAACCGATAAGTTATGAGTTTGGCTGTTTCCACTAATCAATCCTTCAACCAAAATAGAATCCTGAGTGTTATTTTCATTCTGAGGATCAGCCAAACATATGCCTATTATGTTACCATTCATATCTGCTTTCTCTTCCCCAGTTGCAAACATAACCCCGTAAACCACCCCCATCATTAACACGACTAATATTACAAACAAGGTTATGATCTTCATCTTCTCAAATCCTATACTTTGATAATTACTGGTATCTTACCCCAGTTCTAAGAATTGTATAAGTTAATTATACTATAAATGGTTTATTACTCATCATCATCTTTCTAGGTTATCAAAAAACTTATTAACATTTCCAGAGATAAAAATAATTCACTTAGGAGGTTTCACATGACAATAATCCTGGATCCAGTGACTATTTTAAACCTAATTTTCTGCATAATAATCGTTTGCCTGGGATATTGGGAGTATCATAAAAAGGAAAGCTTAATCGCCCTTTATATAGCTATAACTTTTGGTCTTTTCGGTATCGCCCATTTAGCTATAATTTTAGGAGTGAAAAGTTCTGATATTTTCATTCTGGGGATTAGATCCATTGCTTACCTGGTGATTATATATGCATTATATAAAACAGCTTTAGGACATTGGAATAAGGAATAACCCCCTTTATTAACATTAAATTCTTTTTCCCACCCCTATTTCCTATTCAATTTTATTTAACCTATTCAATTTTGTATTTCCAACCCATATCCATTATTAAATCGTGTATTTCTTATCCAATTCTGTTTCCAGCTTTTCATATTTTTCCATGGTGTTTTCAAAGAGTTCGTCAAATGTTGAGGGTAATTCACCATCCAGCACATTTAATCCTTCTTCGGTGATACCTCCCCTGGTCGCCACCTGTGTGATAACATCCTGCAATGTCAGATCAGTGTTATGGAGAAGTTTGGCTGTTCCATAGAGAGTTTCTATTACCATTTCCTCAGTCTCTTTCCTGGTGAAACCACCCTCTTTCAGGGAGGATTCTGTGAATTTCATCATGATGTGTGAGATGAATGCCGGGGCAGAGCTGGTTAAATTAGCTCCCAGTCCAAACTGGTCTTCTTTAATTAGTTTAACCTTACTCATGGCTTTGAAGATTTCCTCTACAAATTTAGCATCATCCTCTTCCACCTGCAGATTATGGGCCACCAGAGAGATTCCTTCATTCACTTCTGAGGTTAAACTGGGAATTACCTTACTTATCTTGCCTGGAACAATTTTTCCAACATTTTTCATGTTTAAACCCGCAGCTATGTAGATGATATGGGTGTTAAGAGGTAGATGATCCTTTATTTCTTGCAATACTTCTTTAACACTGCCAGTATTTACGAATATGAACAGTTTCCGTGATTTACTTGCTACGGTTATGTTGTCTGGAGCTATTTCCACCCCGGGATATGATTCTCTTAAATTTTTCAATTTATGGAGGGTGCGGGTGGTGAGAATGACTTCAGATTCTTCTAAAACTCCTGATGAGAGAATTTTTCTGATAATCATGCTACCCATGGCACCGTAGCCAATGAATCCAATTTTTCCCATTATTTTCTTCCTCCATAAATGGAAAATATTCCATACTTATAATAGCAGTCAACCTGATAGAATCCAACTGATTCCAACATATCTAACTGTATTCGTAGTTTGTCAGGGTTATTATCTTGATTGTCCTTGTACTGTTCCGGTAGATACTCAAAATTCTTCTTAGTATCCTTTTTAGTCTGGTTTTCACGTATCCATTCACTCCAGAGTACGCGGTACCAGCTTTCCAGTTCATCTGTAGGGGCCTTTACAGTTTCAATATTTAAAAAAAATCCACCTGATTCCAGATGATTATACAAGTACTGGAAAAGGGATTTTTTTTCTTCAGTGTGGATGTGGTGAATGGCTAGGGATGAAACTATAAAATCATAGCCACCTGATAAAATGTCATTATCCTTTGATCCATTCTCCAACAATTCCTGGAAGGTTTTATGTATGAAATTCATGTTAGGGTAGTCTGAAAGATTTTCCCTGGCATTTTCAAGCATTTCCAGTGACCCGTCAATCAGAGTGGAATTGATTGTGTTATCTTCCTTTAATAACTCCATGGTAAGCGCACCATTACCACATCCCAGATCCAAAACATTAACTGGCTTTTCAGATGCATTATTCCCTAAAAAATAGCGGTAAAATGACTTTAATATTGTAAATAGCCTTTTTCGTTCCAGTATGTATATGTCTGCGTTTTCCATGAATTCCTTTGCATGTTCTCTTTCAGCCCATTCTGATTTTTCGAATTTACTCATGTTAATCGCCTTCTACATTTAATAGGATATGGTAAACAACAAATATGAACCTTTACAAGTAAAATTTCCCCTAAAAAATAGGTATTAAAAAAGTTATATTGGTATAATAAAGAAAGTTAAAGGGAATCTTTAAAAAAAAAATTTTGTGGCTTACTTTTTAGCCGTTCCCTTGAAAAAGTTGTAGAAAAATGTTCCAGATGGTTCTGCTGTTAAGTGCAAATCTTTAATACCTCTATCCCATGTTTTGGAATTGATGAGTCCTGAATTGATGGCCTGGTCTTTTACACCCTCTACCATGGCAATTATGGTCTTTTTAATGAATCCTTCCACCAATTTTGGTTTACTTTCATCCACATAAACCACCCGGGGGTCTATATGGATATCTTCAAAACCAGCTTCCTTTAGGAGAGGGTAAAGTTCTCTTCCCATTAATGGATTACAGTTTAAGTTTGTTTGAACCTTAATCAGGCATTGCCAGGCTTTAACTGCCTCTTCAGTTTCAGGATGAAAGTAACATGAACCATGGTCTCCTTCAATAACTGTGATGGAACCTCCTTTTTTGAGGATCCTCTTCAAACTTACCAGAGCCCCTACCGGGTCAGGGAGATGTTCCAGAACAAAGCATATAAACACATGGTCAAAGGTTTCATCATCAAATGGCAGTTCCATGATGTCTGCAGTTTGGAACTGGACGTTTGATATTCCTTCACGATGAATTAAAGATTTAGCATGATTTAAAGAAGGTTTTGATATGTCAACTGAAGTTATATTGGCATATGGACTGTTTCTGGCCAGAGTAATGGTCTGAGCACCCACACCACAACCAGCTTCTAGCACCTTACTCCGCTCAGGATAACTGGTGTCGTGATGCATGAGGGGAGCCAGGGTTTTTGCCTGATCAACCAGTCTTATTGCTTCTCTTTCAGAATACCCGTGAACATAGTCTTCTCTCATTATGATCACTCCAGAATTTATTGATATTGATTTATGATTTGTATTGAATAGTTAAATTTAGAGTACTATTTAAAACTTCATAGCCTTTATCTGTACATTCAAATTATGTGGCAGAATTTAAAAAAATCTTATAAAAAAATGAATGAATCAGTTTACTCATTAAGAATCTGGGGGAGATTCGTCATGACTTCTTCTGGGCTTTTTGATGCTATTAATATCTTTAGAACTTCTTTATCCGGTTGGGAGAATATGTAAGGATAATCCTTTTCACCTTCTTCCAGAGGATAGAAAGCCAGACTTTCATTATCCATGGAAAATTGGGCATCTACATCAGCACGGTTTCCACGGGCATCCAATCTGAACCATCCACCATCCAAGTAAACTGCGTTCAAACCGTGGAGAACGAAACCATCTTCATGAATCAGTGACTGATAACAGAATCCCGTAGGAATATCCATAAATCTTAAAAGAGAGGCTAATAAATTTGATTTGGCGAAACATAATCCATGGCCTTCTTTTAATACCTCTGATGCTCGACAGGTCACCATATCACTTCCAATGTCCAGAGAGTGATGAATTTCATCC
It encodes the following:
- a CDS encoding pyrroline-5-carboxylate reductase (PFAM: NADP oxidoreductase coenzyme F420-dependent~TIGRFAM: pyrroline-5-carboxylate reductase), which produces MGKIGFIGYGAMGSMIIRKILSSGVLEESEVILTTRTLHKLKNLRESYPGVEIAPDNITVASKSRKLFIFVNTGSVKEVLQEIKDHLPLNTHIIYIAAGLNMKNVGKIVPGKISKVIPSLTSEVNEGISLVAHNLQVEEDDAKFVEEIFKAMSKVKLIKEDQFGLGANLTSSAPAFISHIMMKFTESSLKEGGFTRKETEEMVIETLYGTAKLLHNTDLTLQDVITQVATRGGITEEGLNVLDGELPSTFDELFENTMEKYEKLETELDKKYTI
- a CDS encoding Zn-dependent hydrolase, glyoxylase (PFAM: Metallo-beta-lactamase superfamily); this translates as MPKINDIIVIEGMGYDSNVYVFEDIIVDTGTGQNMDYILKSIEEAGSSVDDLSLIVNTHNHYDHIGGNRYLDLEVAMHHSDARALEEGDEDALLATMFGKTMEKMEVSRKLNEGDKIHDYEVLLTPGHTSGSICLYDGETLISGDTVFSGGGFGRVDLGGDMGDMRKSLERLSKLDIKYLLPGHGPAVEDGSRHVKLACEMSTGYY
- a CDS encoding membrane protease subunit, stomatin/prohibitin (PFAM: SPFH domain / Band 7 family), with product MDLITMIIIGIVILIILGLSIRIVNQYERGVVFRLGKVIGVREPGLRIIIPLVDRMVKPSLQIVTMPIPSQKIITQDNISIDVAAVAYFKVVDAYKAVVEIENYNRAVNQISQTTVRSVVGQFALDEILSETPKINQKIQEIIDEHSEPWGIKVTNVEIKDIKLPDSMQRAIALQAEAEREKRAKIISAEGEYLAAGKLGEAADIITEHPVALQLRIMQVLSNIAAEKNSTIVFPAQLLNSIRDIKDFLGSELEVMEKDKK
- a CDS encoding putative membrane-bound metal-dependent hydrolase (PFAM: Predicted membrane-bound metal-dependent hydrolase (DUF457)), producing MDLFTHFIVPFAILTLLKIKGFNVKDRLSGGFGGISVDFDVILFAVGFLAPELFIFTHRGITHSFIFGLVTAIIFIYIISRPSVNGFIGHLIRRDIKVEFSKRNVLLAYFGVLTHLFLDFLTTGGIPLFYPFSLTLYTANLYYYTDLVTAIIALAVLIILYLRLDPKYKKIALLGFMIMLISFGGIRGYAKMDTISSQTLSDGYNQITAYPTSDMFTWTVVESDGGTKYRVFTYNTLQKESFNLREFNNLTVRNGTYESAQETIKYADTLPEVEKFRWNSPYTVINATKTSTGWNVTYSDIVGTHYGPGELSVLVH
- a CDS encoding potassium uptake protein, TrkH family (PFAM: Cation transport protein~TIGRFAM: potassium uptake protein, TrkH family); translated protein: MRNYLGKKDLILIANPLGMIMQGIGAVILIPIIIALIYGEHDYIGFFAFGAFSIGLGSVLRRLPADYNRLKLKHGMIIASLAWLWAALIGSFCLMYSTNIDFLNAYFESMSAWSGSGLSIYTNVEILPKSILFLRSLMQWVGGLGVVIVVIGILIRPGTAAARLYKSEAREEKIKPSIAGTVKTIWWIYLLYTILGIVLYVIVGMNLFDAINNTFTNLSTGGMSIKNDNIGAYGSNAIYIVTMILMILGGTSFLVHYKALKGRVIDVFHDIQFQAMIIVISVFYILLIVNAQFTSMDSAFFVISALSCTGSNIQPVSTMINWSDYAKVIILASMIIGMSAGSTTGALKLIRMVTLVKGLYWEIKKILSPQGSIIPRKISGKPVGDVEIREAGSYTFIYLFFIFVSWLVLMSYGYSGIDSLFEVASAQGNVGLSMGIVSYNMPDIAEIFMIFNMWIGRIEIIPALVLLKGLWDVFKG
- a CDS encoding methylase involved in ubiquinone/menaquinone biosynthesis (PFAM: Methyltransferase domain), whose amino-acid sequence is MSKFEKSEWAEREHAKEFMENADIYILERKRLFTILKSFYRYFLGNNASEKPVNVLDLGCGNGALTMELLKEDNTINSTLIDGSLEMLENARENLSDYPNMNFIHKTFQELLENGSKDNDILSGGYDFIVSSLAIHHIHTEEKKSLFQYLYNHLESGGFFLNIETVKAPTDELESWYRVLWSEWIRENQTKKDTKKNFEYLPEQYKDNQDNNPDKLRIQLDMLESVGFYQVDCYYKYGIFSIYGGRK
- a CDS encoding transglutaminase-like enzyme, predicted cysteine protease (PFAM: Transglutaminase-like superfamily), whose translation is MLSLIQKDDLNVYLEHSEVVDYNNPEIQLKARELAQGLEQIEMAKAIYHFVRDEIHHSLDIGSDMVTCRASEVLKEGHGLCFAKSNLLASLLRFMDIPTGFCYQSLIHEDGFVLHGLNAVYLDGGWFRLDARGNRADVDAQFSMDNESLAFYPLEEGEKDYPYIFSQPDKEVLKILIASKSPEEVMTNLPQILNE
- a CDS encoding methylase involved in ubiquinone/menaquinone biosynthesis (PFAM: Methyltransferase domain): MREDYVHGYSEREAIRLVDQAKTLAPLMHHDTSYPERSKVLEAGCGVGAQTITLARNSPYANITSVDISKPSLNHAKSLIHREGISNVQFQTADIMELPFDDETFDHVFICFVLEHLPDPVGALVSLKRILKKGGSITVIEGDHGSCYFHPETEEAVKAWQCLIKVQTNLNCNPLMGRELYPLLKEAGFEDIHIDPRVVYVDESKPKLVEGFIKKTIIAMVEGVKDQAINSGLINSKTWDRGIKDLHLTAEPSGTFFYNFFKGTAKK